One genomic segment of Procambarus clarkii isolate CNS0578487 chromosome 34, FALCON_Pclarkii_2.0, whole genome shotgun sequence includes these proteins:
- the LOC138371052 gene encoding uncharacterized protein produces the protein MTPPGAGEEASTCGNRDVSSKNFKPENVSSKNLKPENVSSKNLKPENVSSKNLNKGTGASLDQPEPRWTSRSLAGPAGASLDQPKPRWTSRSLAGPAGASLDQPEPHWTSLSLAGPAGASLDQPEPRWTSRSLAGPAGASLDQPEPRWTSRSLAGPAGASLDQPEPRWTSRSLAGPAGASLDQPEPRWTSRSLAGPAGASLDQPEPCWTSRSLAEPTGASLEPSQQDNQPNDPLYVSRRPVIQEQTTRYTRADDPLYKSRRPVIQEQTTRYTRSDDPLHKIRRPVTQDQTTRYTRADDPLHKIRRPVTQEQTTRYTRSDDPLHKIRRPVTQDQTTRYTRADDPLHKSRRPVIQDQTTRYTRSDDPLYKIRRPVTQDQTTRYTRSDDPLHKSRRPVIQDTLQNTTFTGYSSHLNRFIIR, from the exons AGACGTTTCATCCAAGAACTTTAAACCAGAGAACGTCTCATCCAAGAACCTTAAACCAGAGAACGTCTCATCCAAGAACCTTAAACCAGAGAACGTCTCATCCAAGAACCTTAACAAAGGAA CCGGAGCCTCACTGGACCAGCCGGAGCCTCGCTGGACCAGCCGGAGCCTCGCTGGACCAGCCGGAGCCTCGCTGGACCAGCCGAAGCCTCGCTGGACCAGCCGGAGCCTCGCTGGACCAGCCGGAGCCTCGCTGGATCAGCCGGAGCCTCACTGGACCAGCCTGAGCCTTGCAGGACCAGCCGGAGCCTCACTGGACCAGCCGGAGCCTCGCTGGACCAGCCGGAGCCTCGCTGGACCAGCCGGAGCCTCGCTGGACCAGCCGGAGCCTCGCTGGACCAGCCGGAGCCTCGCTGGACCAGCCGGAGCCTCGCTGGACCAGCCGGAGCCTCGCTGGACCAGCCGGAGCCTCGCTGGACCAGCCGGAGCCTCGCTGGACCAGCCGGAGCCTCGCTGGACCAGCCGGAGCCTCGCTGGACCAGCCGGAGCCTCACTGGACCAGCCTGAGCCTTGCTGGACCAGCCGGAGCCTCGCTGAACCAACCGGAGCCTCACTGGAGCCTAGCCAACAAGATAATCAACCCA ACGACCCGTTATACGTGAGCAGACGACCCGTTATACAAGAGCAGACGACCCGTTATACAAGAGCAGACGACCCGTTATACAAGAGCAGACGACCCGTTATACAAGAGCAGACGACCCGTTACACAAGATCAGACGACCCGTTACACAAGATCAGACGACCCGTTACACAAGATCAGACGACCCGTTATACAAGAGCAGACGACCCGTTACACAAGATCAGACGACCCGTTACACAAGAGCAGACGACCCGTTACACAAGATCAGACGACCCGTTACACAAGATCAGACGACCCGTTACACAAGATCAGACGACCCGTTACACAAGAGCAGACGACCCGTTACACAAGAGCAGACGACCCGTTATACAAGATCAGACGACCCGTTACACAAGATCAGACGACCCGTTATACAAGATCAGACGACCCGTTACACAAGATCAGACGACCCGTTACACAAGATCAGACGACCCGTTACACAAGAGCAGACGACCCGTTATACAAGACACATTACAAAACACCACTTTTACAGGCTACAGCAGTCACCTTAACCGCTTTATCATACGCTAG